A region from the Oryzias latipes chromosome 20, ASM223467v1 genome encodes:
- the mbtps2 gene encoding membrane-bound transcription factor site-2 protease → MIPVPLLVCVLAGWCAVYLTDTLLRSSTTHRVSYESWLSSRGLVVSPFHVRWQTTVFNRLFAYCARIHPPALHLWFSSGLMFGVGAMLGSVVLLIRTLQQTYAQMTSDNPRIGAQQALQVVVPGVNLPTSQLVYFFTALLLSGVVHELGHAVAALREQVRVNGFGIFLFVLYPGAFVDLFTTHLNLISPAQQLRIFCAGVWHNFVLCLAALAFIFLMPVFLFPLYSTGGGALVTEVVQGSAADGPRGLSVGDIVTALEDCPVRGVEDWTGCLSRLSRLPQMGYCVPVASLQPSWAHGRAFKRLDGTTDCCSNSSLTDLCFSYSRAASSREYACIPVRKMVTGTRVCRSDRDCAARSSAARSSAASVCVTPSLENQTRFIRVTHPPNTHMLFVGYPPHLQHAVTLTNFIPRFSFLHLHVPVFLETFCKYVVSLSGALAVVNSVPCFALDGQWMLNALLEATLVTVVTDRQKRELVGFFLLLAGSALLAANVALGLWMVTAR, encoded by the exons ATGATCCCGGTGCCCCTGCTGGTGTGCGTGTTGGCCGGCTGGTGTGCGGTGTACCTGACGGACACGCTGTTGCGG TCGTCCACCACGCACCGCGTCAGCTACGAGTCGTGGCTCTCCAGCCGAGGCCTGGTGGTTTCTCCGTTCCATGTGAGATGGCAGACCACCGTGTTCAACCGACTGTTCGCGTACTGCGCCCGCATCCACCCCCCAGCCCTCCACCTGTG GTTCAGCAGTGGCCTCATGTTCGGCGTCGGCGCCATGCTGGGCTCGGTGGTTCTACTCATCAGGACGCTGCAGCAGACATACGCTCAGATGACCTCAGACAACCCTCGCATTGGCGCTCAGCAGGCGCTGCAGGTGGTG GTCCCCGGTGTCAACCTGCCAACTAGCCAGCTGGTCTACTTCTTCACGGCGCTGCTGCTCAGCGGAGTCGTCCACGAGCTCGGCCACGCGGTGGCAGCACTCAG GGAGCAGGTCAGGGTCAACGGGTTCGGGATCTTCCTGTTTGTCTTGTACCCGGGTGCCTTTGTGGATCTCTTCACCACACACCTCAACCTCATCTCACCCGCCCAGCAGCTCCGCATCTTCTGTGCAG GGGTGTGGCATAACTTTGTTCTGTGCTTGGCGGCGCTGGCCTTCATCTTCCTGATGCCCGTCTTCCTGTTTCCCTTGTATTCCACTGGAGGCGGAGCTCTGGTCACAGAGGTGGTGCAG GGTTCTGCCGCTGACGGGCCCCGGGGCCTGTCTGTAGGGGACATCGTGACTGCGCTGGAGGACTGTCCGGTCCGGGGAGTGGAGGACTGGACCGGCTGTCTGTCCCGCCTGTCTCGCCTCCCGCAGATGGGGTACTGCGTTCCTGTCGCCAGCCTGCAGCCCAGCTGGGCTCATGGACGAG CCTTCAAGCGTCTGGACGGGACGACGGACtgctgcagcaacagcagcctGACGGACCTCTGCTTCTCCTACAGCAGAGCGGCGAGCAGCAGAGAG TACGCCTGCATCCCTGTGCGTAAGATGGTGACGGGAACCCGCGTGTGCCGCAGCGACCGCGACTGCGCCGCCCGCTCCAGCGCCGCCCGCTCCAGCGCCGCCAGCGTCTGCGTGACCCCGTCCTTGGAGAACCAGACTCGCTTCATCCGCGTCACACACCCTCCGAACACGCACATGCTGTTTGTGGGTTACCCGCCGCACCTGCAGCACGCCG tGACTCTGACCAACTTCATCCCTCGCTTCAGCTTCCTCCACCTCCACGTCCCCGTTTTCCTGGAGACCTTCTGCAA ATACGTGGTGTCCCTCTCGGGCGCCTTAGCCGTGGTCAACTCTGTGCCCTGCTTCGCTCTGGACGGCCAGTGGATGCTGAACGCGCTGCTGGAGGCCACGCTGGTCACCGTGGTGACCGACCGTCAGAAGCGAGAGCTGGTGGGCTTCTTCCTGCTGCTGGCGGGCAGCGCGCTCCTGGCAGCAAACGTGGCGCTGGGCCTGTGGATGGTGACGGCGCGGTAG